The following coding sequences are from one Polyangia bacterium window:
- a CDS encoding STAS domain-containing protein produces the protein MVTTQTAAAAEMRSGNVSATTDGTVTRIWIEGVLDALTVPHVRAALDGLVERKPPQVVVDLSRLRIIDGHGVRVIAHLYAQLRENGCALSVLGADQQPLAMLKLFQLDRVLGS, from the coding sequence GTGGTAACGACACAGACGGCAGCAGCGGCAGAAATGCGAAGCGGCAACGTCTCCGCCACCACCGACGGAACGGTGACGCGTATCTGGATCGAAGGCGTGCTGGACGCGCTGACCGTGCCACATGTGCGGGCCGCGTTGGACGGCCTGGTCGAACGCAAGCCGCCCCAGGTGGTGGTCGATCTGTCGCGCCTGCGCATCATCGACGGTCACGGCGTGCGGGTCATCGCCCATCTTTATGCGCAGCTGCGCGAGAACGGCTGCGCCCTGTCCGTTCTGGGCGCCGACCAGCAGCCGCTGGCCATGCTGAAGTTGTTCCAGCTCGACCGCGTCCTCGGCAGCTGA
- a CDS encoding DoxX family protein, producing MPNLITNLLARLRAVGDRLAPFGPLLARLTVGIVFMGTGWGKLHTLDNVTQFFTDLGIPMPGFNARLTACTEFFGGILILLGLGTRLVALPMAFTMVIAIITAKRDDLKDFTSLFGFEEWSYLVFFVWLAVAGPGPLSLDGLLARLRGKGAAQPKLPRPALRPGA from the coding sequence ATGCCGAACCTGATCACGAACCTGCTTGCCCGTCTGCGCGCCGTCGGCGACCGCCTGGCGCCGTTTGGCCCCCTGCTGGCCCGCCTCACCGTCGGTATCGTCTTCATGGGCACGGGCTGGGGCAAGCTGCACACGCTCGACAACGTCACCCAGTTCTTCACTGACCTCGGCATTCCCATGCCGGGCTTCAACGCGCGCTTGACCGCTTGCACGGAATTCTTCGGCGGCATCCTCATCCTCCTGGGACTGGGCACGCGTCTCGTGGCACTGCCGATGGCGTTCACCATGGTCATCGCCATCATCACCGCAAAGCGCGACGACCTCAAAGACTTCACGTCACTGTTCGGCTTCGAAGAGTGGAGCTATCTGGTGTTCTTCGTGTGGTTGGCCGTGGCCGGCCCCGGCCCATTGTCGCTGGACGGCCTCCTCGCCCGACTGCGGGGCAAAGGCGCCGCGCAGCCCAAGTTGCCCCGGCCAGCCCTGCGCCCAGGTGCCTGA
- a CDS encoding glucosidase, translating to MTRHPPGPPAGDIGDAERQRLDSDGKRQRNWKRFGPYLSERQWGTVREDYSDDGDCWEYFPHDHARSRAYRWGEDGLLGICDRQGRLCFALALWNGADPILKERLFGLTGPEGNHGEDVKEHYFYLDSTPTHSYMKALYKYPQRAFPYAALVEENRRRGKHDPEFELGDTGVFDDHRYFDVFAEYAKASPDDILIRLTVANRGPEAAPLALLPTLWFRNLWGWGRAGEGYCGKPVMAAVGEHEIDVQHPLLGHYRLAVDPAFRGELIFTENETNNARLFGAANPSPYVKDGFHRYVVGGDTKAINPTRVGTKAAALMHFTIAAGQEITVRLRLTARAGRDAASDPFADFDSLFTQRIAEADAYYEGHTGPLDRDESLAVRQAYAGLLWSKQFYHYDVRAWLQGDPAHPPPASRRSTGRNVEWQHLYNRDVLSMPDKWEYPWFAAWDLAFHMIPFARIDPHFAKEQLLLLTREWYMHPNGQLPAYEFAFGDVNPPVHAWAAWRVYKIAVDQHGHRDRTFLARIFQKLLLNFTWWVNRKDAEGKNLFSGGFLGLDNIGVFDRSKPLPTGGHLEQADGTAWMAFYCATMLSMALELARHDPSYEDMASKFFEHFIHITDAMNALGGSGLWDPEDGFYYDQLHADDREFPLRVRSLVGLLPLIAVEVLEDDAIDALPAFKRRMQWFLQNRPDLAERVSLKTGEHGHMLLAIPSKDRLVSVLRFMLDESEFLSPHGIRSVSKIHERRPYRFFHAGEEFRVDYLPGESNSGLFGGNSNWRGPIWMPVNYLLVEALERYDHFYHQDLKVECPVGSGRMLTLGEVAREIGGRLAGIFLADGDGRRPCHGGDERFARDPHWRDLVLFHEYFHGETGRGVGASHQTGWTALAIRFIEDRARARARLAAPRPPDHSQHNDPPRDHPPEIAP from the coding sequence ATGACACGCCATCCACCCGGACCACCGGCCGGCGACATCGGCGACGCGGAACGGCAGCGGCTGGACTCCGACGGCAAGCGCCAGCGCAACTGGAAACGCTTCGGTCCTTATTTATCCGAGCGGCAGTGGGGGACGGTCCGCGAGGACTATTCCGACGACGGCGATTGCTGGGAGTACTTCCCGCACGACCACGCCCGCAGCCGCGCCTATCGCTGGGGCGAGGACGGGCTGCTGGGGATCTGCGATCGACAGGGGCGGCTGTGCTTCGCGCTGGCGCTGTGGAACGGCGCCGATCCGATCTTGAAGGAACGGTTGTTCGGTCTCACCGGCCCGGAAGGGAACCACGGCGAGGACGTCAAGGAGCACTATTTCTATCTGGATTCGACGCCCACGCATTCTTATATGAAGGCGCTGTACAAATATCCGCAGCGGGCTTTTCCCTACGCTGCGCTGGTCGAGGAGAACCGCCGCCGCGGCAAGCACGACCCCGAGTTCGAGCTTGGCGACACCGGCGTGTTCGACGACCACCGGTACTTCGACGTCTTCGCCGAGTACGCCAAGGCCTCGCCCGACGACATCCTGATTCGCCTCACCGTCGCCAACCGTGGGCCGGAGGCGGCGCCGCTGGCGCTGTTGCCGACGCTGTGGTTTCGCAATCTGTGGGGCTGGGGCCGGGCCGGCGAAGGGTACTGCGGCAAGCCGGTGATGGCCGCCGTCGGCGAGCACGAGATCGACGTGCAGCATCCGCTGCTGGGTCATTACCGGTTGGCCGTCGATCCCGCTTTTCGCGGCGAATTGATCTTCACCGAGAACGAGACCAACAACGCGCGCCTGTTCGGCGCGGCGAATCCGTCGCCGTACGTGAAAGACGGATTTCACCGGTACGTCGTCGGTGGCGATACAAAGGCGATCAACCCGACGCGGGTCGGAACCAAGGCAGCGGCGTTGATGCATTTCACCATCGCCGCCGGTCAGGAGATCACCGTGCGCTTGCGGTTGACGGCGCGTGCCGGAAGGGACGCCGCGTCTGATCCGTTCGCCGACTTTGATTCCCTGTTCACCCAGCGCATCGCCGAGGCCGACGCCTACTATGAGGGGCACACCGGGCCGCTCGACCGCGATGAAAGTCTGGCCGTGCGGCAGGCCTACGCTGGGCTGCTGTGGTCGAAGCAGTTCTATCACTATGACGTTCGCGCCTGGCTGCAGGGCGATCCGGCGCATCCGCCGCCGGCCAGCCGGCGTTCCACCGGACGCAACGTCGAGTGGCAGCACCTTTACAATCGCGACGTGCTTTCGATGCCCGACAAATGGGAATACCCGTGGTTCGCGGCCTGGGATCTGGCCTTCCACATGATCCCGTTCGCCCGCATCGATCCGCACTTTGCCAAAGAGCAACTGCTGCTTCTGACGCGCGAGTGGTACATGCACCCGAACGGCCAGCTGCCGGCGTACGAGTTCGCCTTCGGCGACGTCAACCCGCCGGTGCACGCCTGGGCCGCCTGGCGCGTTTACAAGATCGCCGTCGATCAGCACGGCCACCGCGATCGGACCTTCCTGGCGCGCATCTTTCAAAAGCTGCTGCTGAACTTCACCTGGTGGGTCAACCGCAAGGACGCCGAGGGAAAGAATCTTTTCTCCGGCGGGTTCCTGGGCCTGGACAACATCGGCGTCTTCGATCGCTCGAAGCCGTTGCCGACCGGCGGCCACCTGGAACAGGCCGACGGCACGGCCTGGATGGCTTTCTACTGCGCCACCATGCTGTCGATGGCGCTGGAGCTGGCGCGCCACGACCCGTCGTACGAGGACATGGCGTCCAAGTTCTTCGAGCACTTCATCCACATCACCGACGCCATGAACGCGCTGGGCGGCAGCGGCCTGTGGGATCCAGAGGACGGCTTTTACTATGATCAGCTGCACGCCGATGACCGCGAGTTCCCGCTGCGCGTGCGGTCGCTGGTCGGCTTGCTGCCGCTGATCGCGGTCGAGGTCCTGGAAGACGACGCCATCGACGCGCTGCCGGCCTTCAAACGGCGCATGCAGTGGTTCCTGCAGAACCGTCCCGATCTGGCCGAACGCGTGTCGCTGAAGACAGGCGAGCACGGACACATGCTGCTGGCCATCCCGTCGAAGGATCGCCTGGTCAGCGTGCTGCGCTTCATGCTGGACGAAAGCGAGTTCCTGTCGCCGCACGGGATCCGGTCGGTCTCGAAGATCCACGAGCGACGGCCCTATCGCTTTTTTCACGCCGGCGAAGAGTTCCGCGTCGACTACCTGCCGGGTGAATCGAACAGCGGCCTGTTCGGGGGCAATTCCAACTGGCGCGGGCCGATCTGGATGCCGGTCAATTACCTGCTGGTCGAAGCGCTGGAGCGGTACGATCACTTTTACCACCAGGACCTGAAGGTCGAGTGTCCGGTCGGCTCGGGGCGGATGCTGACCCTAGGCGAAGTGGCGCGCGAGATCGGCGGCCGGCTGGCGGGAATTTTTCTCGCCGACGGCGACGGCCGCCGTCCTTGTCACGGCGGCGACGAACGGTTCGCCCGCGATCCGCACTGGCGCGATCTGGTCTTGTTCCACGAATATTTTCACGGCGAGACCGGGCGTGGTGTGGGCGCCAGTCATCAAACCGGCTGGACGGCGCTGGCCATCCGCTTCATCGAGGATCGAGCGCGGGCGCGCGCACGCCTGGCGGCGCCGCGGCCGCCCGATCACAGTCAGCACAATGATCCTCCGCGCGATCACCCGCCAGAGATTGCCCCATGA
- a CDS encoding RNA polymerase sigma factor — translation MDAEASQASQVMERYCAGEVAAFHQLYTLLAPRILAYLRSLIGDRAAAEDLLQHTFLKVHEARSAYVRGANPIPWIYTIAHRTCLDELRKRKRSRVRLTVDGTLPSPPRADITGTAEDAQATPESPRAGAAMAALQHLPENQRQALILTKVHGRSHAEAAQIAGSTPGAIKLRAHRAYVTLRQILGKKNEEEIDLA, via the coding sequence ATGGATGCCGAGGCCAGCCAAGCCAGCCAGGTGATGGAGCGCTATTGCGCCGGCGAGGTGGCCGCCTTTCATCAGCTTTACACCTTGCTGGCGCCGCGCATCCTGGCCTATCTGCGCAGTCTGATCGGCGATCGCGCGGCGGCCGAAGATCTCCTGCAGCACACCTTCTTGAAGGTGCACGAAGCGCGATCAGCGTACGTGCGCGGGGCGAACCCCATTCCGTGGATTTACACCATCGCCCACCGCACCTGCCTGGACGAGCTGCGCAAGCGCAAGCGCAGCCGCGTCCGCCTGACCGTCGACGGCACGCTGCCCTCGCCACCCCGCGCCGACATCACCGGCACCGCCGAGGACGCGCAGGCGACACCCGAATCGCCGCGCGCCGGCGCCGCCATGGCGGCGTTGCAACACCTGCCGGAGAACCAGCGGCAAGCGTTGATCCTGACCAAGGTCCACGGCCGGTCGCACGCCGAGGCGGCGCAGATCGCCGGCAGCACGCCGGGCGCGATCAAGCTGCGCGCCCACCGCGCCTACGTGACCTTGCGCCAGATCCTGGGCAAGAAAAACGAAGAGGAGATTGACCTCGCATGA
- a CDS encoding adenylate/guanylate cyclase domain-containing protein, with translation MLTLPRFFAFMVGVLALLAGAVLLLAVRAANQAVIKVGESARHDAAARIAAALESDLGSAERAVADFEQALAVGAVDAGDAAGLRRYLTAELIALRNLTDLTLTAGTFQRYDSDGAMVLARDGRRQIAVFRERAGHLGDQILTKVVPDSDGDPTRHDTFRTAANQEWRGRSLWSDLAYSERDQEKPGDMRRKVMTVQKAIFDGQQRFVGVLRAGLTSDTLDQFAAQKSPDDPHRMFICDGAGRLVTRLQGGDLFAPVDDHGNPDPEGDLRVVPTNVPPPIQAALTLARQGTVGGSRMSVGGESYFVTLSPVAQGRAQQWLVGIVVPESAYVGAIAHARDRLLLMMVVVVVVIAAVGLGGARTVGVGMRALVRATEGMRRFTFEPGPVQSPFGEVRDALGSVERAKTALRAMVKYVPVGLVRRLYESGRDPVLGAELMDVSLIFTDIADFTTHAEKLPPTMLADALGRYLQAATIAVEGLGGTVDKYIGDALMVIFNAPDPVADHAVSACRAALACAAATEDIGRSAWWRAAELPPWRTRFGVHTDRVMVGHFGAPDRLSYTAMGDGVNLAARLEGLNKMYGTTILVSQATHDRVGERFIFRRLDRVAVKGRGQSIFVYELLGATGDARAAARRAALAAYESALCAAHRREFSRALDLLSTLGDDEAGIVLAERCRHWLGAPPPPGWDGTWVAASK, from the coding sequence ATGTTGACGCTGCCCCGTTTCTTCGCCTTCATGGTCGGCGTGCTGGCCTTACTGGCCGGCGCGGTGCTGCTGCTGGCGGTGCGCGCCGCCAACCAGGCGGTCATCAAGGTCGGGGAATCCGCACGTCACGACGCCGCCGCCCGCATCGCCGCCGCGCTGGAGTCCGATCTCGGCAGCGCCGAACGCGCCGTCGCCGATTTCGAGCAAGCGCTGGCGGTGGGCGCCGTCGACGCGGGCGACGCCGCCGGTCTGCGCCGCTATCTCACCGCCGAGCTCATCGCCCTGCGCAACCTCACAGACCTCACGCTGACCGCCGGTACCTTCCAGCGCTATGACAGCGACGGAGCGATGGTGCTGGCCCGCGACGGCCGCCGGCAGATCGCCGTCTTCCGCGAGCGCGCCGGGCACCTCGGCGATCAGATCTTGACCAAGGTTGTCCCCGACAGCGACGGCGATCCCACCCGGCACGACACCTTCCGCACCGCCGCCAATCAGGAATGGCGCGGCCGCAGCCTCTGGAGCGATCTCGCCTACAGCGAACGCGACCAAGAAAAACCAGGTGACATGCGCCGCAAGGTGATGACCGTGCAGAAGGCCATCTTCGACGGACAGCAGCGGTTCGTCGGCGTGCTGCGTGCCGGCCTCACCAGCGACACGCTGGATCAGTTCGCCGCCCAGAAATCACCCGACGATCCGCACCGCATGTTCATCTGCGACGGCGCCGGTCGGCTGGTGACGCGCCTGCAAGGCGGTGATCTCTTCGCGCCGGTCGACGACCACGGCAACCCCGATCCGGAAGGCGATCTACGCGTGGTGCCGACGAACGTCCCGCCGCCCATCCAGGCTGCGCTGACCCTGGCGCGCCAGGGCACCGTCGGTGGCTCGCGCATGTCGGTGGGCGGCGAATCGTACTTCGTCACCCTCTCACCGGTGGCGCAGGGCCGGGCGCAGCAATGGCTGGTGGGGATCGTCGTGCCGGAAAGCGCGTACGTCGGGGCCATCGCGCACGCCCGCGATCGCTTGCTGTTGATGATGGTGGTGGTGGTGGTGGTGATCGCCGCCGTGGGGCTGGGCGGCGCGCGCACCGTCGGCGTCGGCATGCGCGCGCTGGTGCGGGCGACGGAAGGCATGCGTCGTTTCACCTTCGAACCCGGCCCGGTGCAGTCGCCCTTCGGCGAGGTGCGCGACGCCCTCGGCAGCGTCGAGCGCGCGAAGACCGCCCTGCGGGCGATGGTGAAGTACGTCCCGGTGGGTCTGGTGCGGCGCCTCTACGAAAGCGGCCGCGATCCGGTGCTGGGCGCCGAGCTGATGGACGTCTCACTGATCTTCACCGACATCGCCGACTTCACCACCCACGCCGAAAAATTGCCGCCAACAATGCTGGCCGACGCCCTGGGCCGCTACCTGCAAGCGGCCACCATCGCCGTGGAAGGCCTGGGCGGCACCGTCGACAAATACATCGGCGATGCGCTGATGGTCATCTTCAACGCGCCCGATCCAGTCGCCGATCACGCCGTCTCCGCTTGCCGGGCCGCCCTGGCCTGCGCCGCCGCCACCGAGGACATCGGACGATCGGCCTGGTGGCGCGCCGCCGAATTGCCACCCTGGCGGACCCGCTTTGGCGTACACACCGATCGAGTGATGGTCGGCCACTTCGGCGCCCCCGATCGCCTCAGCTACACGGCGATGGGTGACGGCGTGAACCTGGCCGCACGCCTCGAAGGACTGAACAAGATGTACGGCACCACCATCCTGGTCAGCCAGGCCACCCACGATCGGGTCGGCGAGCGTTTCATCTTTCGTCGCCTCGATCGGGTGGCAGTGAAAGGCCGCGGGCAGTCGATCTTCGTCTACGAACTACTGGGCGCCACCGGCGACGCCAGGGCGGCCGCTCGGCGCGCGGCGCTGGCGGCGTACGAAAGCGCGCTTTGCGCCGCTCACCGGCGCGAATTCTCCCGGGCGCTCGATCTTCTTTCGACGCTCGGCGATGATGAGGCCGGTATCGTCCTGGCCGAGCGGTGTCGGCACTGGCTGGGCGCGCCGCCGCCGCCCGGGTGGGACGGCACCTGGGTGGCAGCGTCGAAATAG
- a CDS encoding SDR family oxidoreductase, giving the protein MKDYYAEQGLPEAVEPACPIVKSLPRQTAIVTGANSGIGKGIAVALGHAGANVLVNYVSREEEAVKVVDEIHRCGSQAIAVRADVSNEAEVQAMFARAVETYGALDILVNNAGLQKDAPFHELSLEAWDLVMNVNLKGQFLCAREAVRAFRKQGVRRDVSCAAGKIICISSVHDVIPWAGHVNYAASKGGVMMMMKSIAQEVAPYRIRVNSLSPGAIRTPINHEAWSTREAYNALMTLIPYKRIGEPSELGRAAVWLASDDSDYITGATLYIDGGMTLYPGFETGG; this is encoded by the coding sequence ATGAAAGACTATTACGCTGAACAGGGGTTGCCGGAGGCGGTCGAGCCGGCGTGTCCGATCGTCAAGAGCCTGCCGCGCCAGACGGCCATCGTCACCGGCGCCAACTCCGGCATCGGCAAGGGCATCGCCGTCGCCCTGGGCCACGCCGGCGCCAACGTGCTGGTGAACTATGTGTCGCGCGAGGAGGAAGCGGTGAAGGTGGTCGACGAGATCCATCGCTGCGGCTCGCAAGCGATCGCCGTGCGCGCCGACGTCAGCAATGAAGCCGAGGTGCAGGCGATGTTCGCCCGCGCCGTCGAGACCTACGGCGCGCTGGACATCCTGGTGAACAACGCCGGCCTGCAGAAGGACGCGCCCTTTCACGAGCTGTCGCTGGAAGCCTGGGACCTGGTGATGAACGTGAACCTGAAAGGCCAGTTCCTGTGCGCGCGCGAAGCGGTGCGGGCGTTTCGCAAGCAAGGGGTGCGGCGCGACGTCTCGTGCGCAGCGGGCAAGATCATCTGCATCAGCTCGGTCCACGACGTCATTCCGTGGGCCGGCCACGTGAACTACGCGGCGTCGAAGGGCGGCGTGATGATGATGATGAAGTCGATCGCCCAGGAAGTGGCCCCGTACCGCATTCGGGTGAACAGCCTTTCCCCCGGCGCCATCCGCACGCCCATCAACCACGAAGCCTGGAGCACGCGCGAGGCGTACAACGCGCTGATGACGTTGATCCCCTACAAGCGCATCGGCGAGCCTTCGGAGCTGGGCCGCGCCGCCGTCTGGCTGGCGTCCGACGACTCCGACTACATCACCGGCGCCACGTTGTACATCGACGGCGGCATGACGTTGTACCCGGGTTTCGAGACGGGCGGTTAG
- a CDS encoding amylo-alpha-1,6-glucosidase, with the protein MNHDGDEWLETDGLGGFASGPVVGPRRRRYHGLLVTATTPPTGRMMLVSGFDATVETPGGQYALTAQRYGSGVVTGESARYPEGFVADPWPTWIFRLPDGTRIVHELFMRQGAPQVFLSWRLLAGSRAPAAAPDLAWARLRIRPLLAGRDFHALMHENGALSFDPESKDGQVRFRPYAGGPAIVVSASGQYQHQPFWYRDFLYDEERARGLDFTEDLASPGEWAFELGKGEAALVFAAESAGVDPTLVPAGPTLEAARASERTRRAAFSSRLDRAADHYLVARGGGRTIIAGYPWFGDWGRDTFIALRGLCLATGRLPEAIDVLGAWAAMVSEGMLPNYFPDAGGAPEYNTVDASLWYVVVVAETVAAAGAALDAETGRRLREAVEAILIGYAAGTRFHIGATDDGLLAAGVPGQQLTWMDARVDGHVITPRIGKPVEVQALWLNALAAGVALQTPSAPRWTALLARGRASFERRFWNEGRGCLYDVVDVDHQAGAVDGSLRPNQILAVGGLPLALLSGQRARRVVDTVTASLLTPLGLRSLAPGEAGYCPRYAGGVAARDGAYHQGTVWPWLIGPFVEAYLRVHGGGAAAKRAAREKFLEPILRHLDQAGLGHVSEIADAEAPFTPGGCPFQAWSVGEALRLDRVLLADEQPARDGAPRATGRSPSSRAAPERT; encoded by the coding sequence ATGAACCACGACGGCGACGAATGGCTGGAGACCGACGGTCTGGGGGGATTCGCTTCCGGGCCAGTGGTCGGCCCGCGGCGCCGGCGCTATCACGGCTTGCTGGTCACCGCGACCACGCCGCCCACCGGGCGCATGATGCTGGTCAGCGGGTTCGACGCCACGGTCGAGACGCCGGGCGGGCAATACGCGCTGACGGCGCAGCGCTATGGCTCTGGCGTGGTCACCGGCGAAAGCGCGCGTTATCCAGAAGGCTTTGTCGCGGATCCGTGGCCGACCTGGATCTTTCGTCTGCCCGACGGCACGCGCATCGTGCACGAACTCTTCATGCGTCAAGGCGCGCCGCAGGTGTTCTTGTCGTGGCGCCTGCTGGCGGGCTCGCGCGCGCCGGCGGCGGCGCCGGATCTGGCGTGGGCGCGGCTGCGGATCCGGCCGCTCTTGGCCGGCCGCGACTTTCACGCCCTGATGCACGAGAACGGCGCGCTGTCGTTTGATCCGGAGAGCAAAGACGGCCAGGTCCGCTTTCGGCCCTACGCCGGCGGCCCGGCGATCGTCGTTTCGGCCAGCGGTCAGTACCAGCACCAGCCATTTTGGTACCGCGATTTTCTTTACGACGAGGAACGCGCCCGGGGCCTGGATTTCACCGAAGATCTGGCCTCGCCCGGCGAATGGGCCTTCGAGCTTGGCAAAGGCGAAGCGGCGCTGGTGTTCGCGGCCGAGTCAGCCGGCGTCGATCCGACTCTGGTGCCAGCGGGCCCGACGCTGGAGGCGGCGCGGGCCAGCGAGCGGACCCGGCGCGCGGCGTTTTCGTCGCGGCTGGATCGCGCCGCCGATCACTATCTGGTGGCGCGAGGGGGCGGTCGCACGATCATCGCCGGCTACCCGTGGTTCGGCGACTGGGGCCGCGACACCTTCATCGCCCTGCGCGGTCTGTGCCTGGCCACCGGGCGGCTGCCCGAGGCGATCGACGTGCTGGGGGCGTGGGCGGCAATGGTGTCGGAGGGCATGCTGCCGAATTATTTTCCCGACGCCGGCGGCGCACCTGAGTACAACACCGTCGACGCTTCGCTGTGGTACGTGGTGGTGGTCGCCGAGACGGTGGCGGCGGCGGGCGCGGCGCTGGACGCGGAAACCGGGCGGCGCTTGCGCGAAGCGGTCGAGGCGATCCTGATCGGCTACGCGGCGGGGACGCGTTTTCACATCGGCGCCACCGACGACGGATTGCTGGCGGCGGGCGTGCCGGGCCAGCAGCTGACCTGGATGGATGCGCGCGTCGACGGCCACGTGATCACCCCACGCATCGGCAAGCCGGTCGAGGTGCAGGCGCTGTGGTTGAATGCGCTGGCGGCGGGCGTGGCGCTGCAGACGCCGTCGGCGCCGCGCTGGACGGCATTGCTTGCGCGCGGGCGGGCCAGCTTTGAACGGCGTTTCTGGAATGAAGGGCGCGGCTGTTTGTACGACGTGGTCGACGTCGATCACCAGGCCGGCGCCGTCGACGGCAGCTTGCGACCGAATCAAATTCTGGCGGTCGGCGGTTTGCCGCTGGCGTTGCTTTCGGGGCAGCGGGCCCGTCGCGTGGTGGACACCGTGACGGCGTCGTTGCTGACGCCGCTGGGGCTGCGCTCGCTGGCGCCGGGCGAAGCCGGCTATTGCCCGCGCTACGCGGGCGGCGTGGCCGCGCGCGACGGCGCGTACCACCAGGGCACGGTGTGGCCGTGGCTGATCGGTCCGTTCGTCGAGGCGTACCTGCGCGTGCACGGCGGGGGTGCGGCGGCCAAGCGGGCGGCGCGCGAGAAATTCCTGGAGCCGATCCTGCGACATCTGGATCAAGCGGGTCTCGGCCACGTCTCGGAGATCGCCGACGCCGAGGCGCCGTTCACGCCGGGCGGCTGTCCGTTCCAGGCCTGGTCAGTGGGCGAGGCGCTGCGGCTTGATCGGGTGCTCCTGGCGGATGAGCAGCCGGCGCGTGACGGCGCCCCGCGAGCGACCGGTCGATCACCGTCGTCGCGAGCCGCCCCGGAGCGGACGTGA
- a CDS encoding DUF1223 domain-containing protein: MKTAARMLVVSCLVAGAACLPAARGAAPVAADRSAAGGRPVLVELYTSQGCSSCPAADAFVRQLPRLGFDRAKVVPLTFHVDYWDDLGWKDPFAAPAFTERQRRYVERGRLRSPEGEDGLQGLYTPQMIVDGAVHFSGRRRDVALKEIQKAAAGPAPIALDGQATVQGDQATVSVRLSSRGPEAFRQPLQLLVALAARSARTSVTRGENSGETLEEAAVVRALSAPARVTAAPAAPIAVVVDKPADLPWSAVEIDAILSSETTGRVVAVRSIALPAP; this comes from the coding sequence GTGAAAACGGCGGCCCGGATGTTGGTGGTGTCGTGCCTGGTCGCTGGCGCGGCGTGCCTGCCGGCCGCTCGCGGCGCGGCACCGGTCGCGGCCGATCGCTCGGCCGCCGGTGGGCGCCCGGTGCTGGTCGAGCTTTACACCTCGCAAGGGTGCAGTTCCTGCCCCGCGGCGGACGCCTTCGTGCGCCAGCTGCCGCGGCTGGGTTTCGACCGGGCCAAGGTGGTGCCGCTGACTTTTCACGTCGACTATTGGGACGATCTGGGATGGAAGGATCCCTTCGCCGCGCCGGCCTTCACCGAGCGGCAGCGCCGCTATGTCGAGCGCGGTCGCCTGCGCAGCCCGGAAGGCGAGGATGGTTTACAAGGTCTTTACACGCCGCAGATGATCGTCGACGGCGCGGTTCACTTCTCGGGGCGGCGGCGTGACGTGGCCCTGAAAGAGATCCAAAAAGCGGCGGCCGGGCCGGCGCCGATCGCGCTCGACGGTCAGGCGACGGTGCAGGGTGATCAAGCGACGGTCAGCGTGCGTTTGTCGTCGCGCGGACCGGAGGCGTTTCGCCAGCCGCTGCAATTGTTGGTGGCGCTGGCGGCGCGGTCGGCCCGCACGTCGGTCACGCGCGGCGAAAACAGCGGCGAGACGCTGGAAGAAGCGGCCGTCGTGCGCGCGCTGTCAGCGCCGGCGCGCGTGACCGCGGCGCCGGCGGCGCCGATCGCCGTCGTGGTGGACAAGCCGGCCGATCTGCCCTGGTCAGCGGTGGAAATAGACGCCATCCTGTCCTCCGAGACGACCGGGCGGGTGGTGGCGGTTCGTTCCATCGCCTTGCCCGCGCCGTAA
- a CDS encoding NrsF family protein — protein sequence MTAHDTNGGGLGPGAGGAAPPPAAELLATVQQMKPVRMRSRFAAFAVVLLAGLMWPVVTMLMRPMRQDMPGLPRAWVIIGAAMWGGAFVLSLGAALIPRSGDVLPGAGRSSRISFVAMMIVFLFALFFSVDVPGLSLLPADRGWTLFDSCVHCIGYVFRVAGVLLLLGFVALRKLMLVGARRIGMALGAAGGALGGLTLHFICPFAGTDHVVLAHVGGMMLAAVAGAVLLPSLIER from the coding sequence ATGACCGCTCATGACACCAACGGCGGTGGCCTGGGTCCGGGTGCGGGCGGCGCGGCGCCCCCGCCCGCGGCGGAGCTGCTGGCGACCGTTCAGCAGATGAAGCCGGTGCGCATGCGCTCGCGCTTCGCCGCCTTCGCCGTGGTGTTACTGGCGGGTTTGATGTGGCCGGTGGTGACGATGCTGATGAGACCCATGCGCCAGGACATGCCTGGCCTGCCGCGCGCCTGGGTGATCATCGGCGCGGCGATGTGGGGCGGGGCCTTCGTGCTGTCGCTGGGCGCGGCGCTGATCCCGCGTTCGGGCGACGTGCTGCCGGGCGCCGGTCGTTCATCGCGCATCAGCTTCGTGGCGATGATGATCGTCTTCCTGTTCGCCCTGTTCTTCAGCGTCGACGTTCCGGGCCTCAGCCTTTTGCCCGCCGACAGAGGCTGGACGTTGTTTGATTCCTGCGTTCACTGCATCGGCTACGTCTTTCGCGTGGCGGGCGTGCTGCTGCTGCTGGGATTTGTGGCCTTGCGCAAGCTGATGCTGGTGGGCGCGCGGCGCATCGGCATGGCGCTGGGTGCGGCCGGCGGCGCGCTGGGCGGGCTGACGTTGCACTTTATTTGTCCTTTTGCCGGCACCGATCACGTGGTGCTGGCCCACGTCGGCGGCATGATGCTGGCAGCGGTGGCCGGGGCGGTGCTGCTGCCCAGTCTGATCGAGCGCTGA